One Nocardia huaxiensis genomic window, ATTTGCTCGAGGACGCCGAAACCGCTGCCGCCCACCGCTTCCGGGAGGGTGGCGGCCAGAATGCCGGTCTCCGCCAGCGACTTCCACAGCGCGTCGTCGTACCGCACGGTGGGCTCGCCCAGATCGGACTTGTTCTTGTCGAGTTCGCGCAGCTTGTCGGCGGTGACCAGCTTGCCGGTCACCTCGGCGGTGAGACGGGCCAGGTCCTGCTGCGCCTCGGTAAGGGTGAAATCCATTGGAGTTACCTTGCTTTCCGCGCCGTCCGGGTCAGGCCCGGAGGAGGCAGCTTGCGTAACCACGCAGGGCCCCCGGACGTCGCAATCTGATTCGGTATCAGCGGGCGGCGGGCGGCTGCTTGAGGGCGGTCATGGCGATGATGTCGCGCTGCACCTCGTTGGTGCCGCCGCCGAAGGTGAGGATCAGGCAGGCGCGGTGCATGCGCTCGAGCCGGCCGCGCAACTGCGCGCCGGGGGAGTCCTGGCGCAGGTACGCCTGCGGTCCGAGCACCTCCATGAGGCTGCGGTAGGTCTCGGTGGCCAGTTCGGTGCCGTACACCTTGCAGGTGGAGGCGTCCCAGGGCCGCGGCGCGGCCTCCCCGCCGGCGTCGGCGCGCGAGGCGATCTCCCAGTTCAGCAGCTTCAGGTATTCGACCTTGGCGTGCACCCGAGCCAGCGCGATCTGCACCCATTCCTGGTCGATGACGCGGGAACCGTTGGAGTTCTTGGTATTGCGCGCCCACTCGGTGGTCTGCGCCAGCGCCAGCGCCAGCGGAGCGGAGGAGGTCAGCGCGACCCGCTCGTGGTTGAGCTGGTTGGTGACCAGCGACCAGCCGCCGTTCTCCGGCCCGACCATGTCGGAGTGCTTGACCCGCACATCCTGGTAGTAGGTGGCGGAGGTGTCGGGCCCGGCCATGGTGTGCACCGGCGTCCAGGAGAATCCCTCGGCGGAGGTGGGCACGATGAACATCGAGATGCCCTTGTGCTTCTTGGCTTCCGGGTCGGTGCGGGCGGCCAGCCAGATGTAGTCGGCGTAGGCGATGAGGGAGGTCCACATCTTCTGCCCGTTGATGATCCACTCGTCGCCGTCGCGCACGGCGGTGGTGCGCAGCGAGGCCAGGTCGGTGCCGGCGCCGGGCTCGGAATAGCCGATGGAGAAATGCAATTCGCCCGCGGCGATCTTGGGCAGGAAGAACTTCTTCTGCTCCTCGGTGCCGTAGTGCATGATCGTCGGCGCGACCGAGTTGATGGTCAGGAACGGCACCGGGGCGCCGGCGATGGCGGCCTCATCGGTGAAGATCAGCTGATCCATGGTCGAACGGTCCTGGCCGCCATACTCTTTCGGCCAGCTCAGGGTGAGCCAGCCGTCGCGGCCCATTTCCCGGACCACCTCGCGGTACACATTGCCCGAGCCGTACTCGCCGGTCTGGGCCGAAAGTGCCTGGCGCCGTTCGGGAGTGATCAGCTTGGCGAAATAGTCACGCAGCTCAGCACGAAGCTGTTCCTGTTGCGGCGTGTAGGCAATCCGCATGGTACGTACCCCTAGC contains:
- a CDS encoding acyl-CoA dehydrogenase family protein, with protein sequence MRIAYTPQQEQLRAELRDYFAKLITPERRQALSAQTGEYGSGNVYREVVREMGRDGWLTLSWPKEYGGQDRSTMDQLIFTDEAAIAGAPVPFLTINSVAPTIMHYGTEEQKKFFLPKIAAGELHFSIGYSEPGAGTDLASLRTTAVRDGDEWIINGQKMWTSLIAYADYIWLAARTDPEAKKHKGISMFIVPTSAEGFSWTPVHTMAGPDTSATYYQDVRVKHSDMVGPENGGWSLVTNQLNHERVALTSSAPLALALAQTTEWARNTKNSNGSRVIDQEWVQIALARVHAKVEYLKLLNWEIASRADAGGEAAPRPWDASTCKVYGTELATETYRSLMEVLGPQAYLRQDSPGAQLRGRLERMHRACLILTFGGGTNEVQRDIIAMTALKQPPAAR